The stretch of DNA TTGTTTCTTAATATAAGAAGACATGTCGTTACCTCTCACAtcaatttatgatttatgtatttctaaaattataatataagagCATAATTAAATCGCACACTTTACACttgtgaaaaaacaaaaaaagaaaaacaacctAAAATAATATTGCACGCCTCAGTAGGGATATAATACCCGAATCCCAAATAAGACCTGAGGACCGTCTTGTGACAAATGGCCAACGCCACCCGGTGGGGCATTTTCCTTCTTCACGGGCCATGCCATGCCTGAAGTGAACACAACCTAATAGTGTGTGCCCTCGCAGTGGgccaaaaaacaaacaaatactcTCTAACTCTCAATTATTGTCCATTTCTgcgttctttttcttcttccttttttccatGTATTACTTATGTTTTAACTTTGttcaacatatatacattaattGAACAATTTgagcatataatatattaattaatgcaCTTTTCCAAGAGTAGGAAAAGAGCCAGCAGGCTACAATTGATGTCCAATCCAATCCAAAATACAACAGAGAGTCCAAATCATTCATTCATAGGAGGCATTTTAATTAGCCCTTTGCAATTGAGTACTACTCTTCTACCTTACATAATATTCATAACACCATTAACACCTTTCTCATACCAATTAAAAACACAAGACTGTGAAATAAAAACAGTTGGTTATCTGCAACTTGCTATTAATTCTTCCTCCTGAACAATAATGCTTCACTTGTATTCCAAAATCATGTTGTTTTCCGGAGCCAACCCCACACAAGCCCTTAGTATGTTCTCGAGCATCGCCCGCTGCTTCGCCAGCGCATTCACTACCGGCGTGCCTGGAGGTACCTGTTTTCCaacccaaaaaacaaaataaaaaacaattccACCAACTTCCGATCAGTTCAATGCCTTCATATGGCAAGCATCGTAAGGCAAAGGCGCCCGCTTGATTACTTGTTTACGGAGATGTTACTGAATCTATTCACTACTTTTACCATACAGCTATGCTATCCACATAATTGTCTTGGGATGGCAAATGACAAAGTGTGACCCCCCTCATTTCCTTTCGTGGACCACAAGGTCTCTCTCgactcaaaattgaaacatcATCTCATCAATGAGTTCGTCATAAAGCGACGATGTTTACTTCAACCAATGGTGGGCTGCGTCGTGGAAGGAAAGAAAGCGGAAAAGAAATATTCTAAGATGCAATGGCGGTCCCATGTCCTATTGCGTCCATCACAAAGTTAGAATCAACTCTCAACCATGAATTTCTCTCTATCCCACACAGAACCAGGACCCGAAATTTGCAATTAATATTATACGGGAAGAAAAGCAACAGTTCGAAGAGGATGGGACAGAAACTCACGAGGGGAGCCTTGGTGAGGTAGCTCAGGATGGTTGCCACGGGGTGGAAGGAGTGAAATTTACCCTGCAAACAGGTTTAATTTTTCCATGAGCTATTACTATCTATACATAAGAGAAACAATTAAGAACTCCATTTTTAGCTAAGAGGGGCACAAAACATACCTCTCCTTCAGCTTTGAGCTGAATGCGAGTGCTGAGCTCGGCAAGAAGGACCAGGTCCAGGATGATTGGGGCTGCCAACAAGGAGTCCTCGCATGTGTTGTGCAACACTATGGTGTTCGTCCCTCCCATGAATATCTCAGACGTGTATTCGTCCATGGCCCTCTTGCTATCACCCACATATGGGACATACTATACCACCCAAATTCACACCATGTAATTAATAATGAAGTGCAAACGACCAGTTTTAATATCTACAGGTGTTATGGGGAGGGAGCTGAAATACCTTGATCACGACAACGTGGTCGGGATGCTCGCCAGGCTCATAAAGGATGGCATTGCTTGCAACCATGTCATCCACCACATTGCTCTTGGATATCTCCTTGGATCGGAAGGTTTGAGGGGCAGAGAGATTCATTCCGTCGTTGTTCCCTAGATGGTTATAGCTCACTATTGAAGTTGGCTGCCATCACAACCCCATCAGGATATATCAGTTTCTACCCTTTAGAAGGTTATAATGTCCTTGAAAAAAGTGATAATTAATCATAAACCGTGAAAATCACTACATTTATAGTTTATGTGTCCACACAAAAATACATGTTTGTATCAATAAACAAGTGACTTCCAGTGTGTAACTATTTTCTTGGTCATAATTATGTGTAGAAATATTAACGTCCAGTATGCAACTATTTTCTTGGTcgtaagtatgtttcgaaaggAGATTGAAAGTTATAAACAACTTAAATATTCCACAAGATCAAACGTGGTTAGAAAATGTTAAACCACTACAAAACTTGAACACCCAGAAACGGATCCATAAATCactcaaagaaaatcaaagttaaagaaaaggggaaacgATGAATAAAAGAGATGATGGATATACCTTGATACCAGCCCCAACAAGGAAATCAACCAGTACAGACTTCATTTTGGTCTGACCACTCTTGAAGTCATCTCCTCCGATTAAACTGTTCCTCTGGATAGCCAAATCAATTAGCCCTGCAAATATAGATCCCAAGAAATGAATTTTAGTCACTAGTAAAGCTGTCTATAGGTACTCTGAAGGGTTAAACTTGTTGCTTAAATAAAAGAGAATTCAAATTGTTGTATTAAAAAGACCTGGGACAAAAGTGTTTTGCGGGCTTCCGTTGACGAATGGAACATTTTCAAGCACGCAAGCTAAGGCGTACAAGGTGGAAGGAGATATCTCGGCTTCATTCTTCTCCAAAGAAGCCAAGAGGTTTTCCACGGTGTCATTTAGCCCCACAATCACATTACTGTATCTCTCCGTGTTAGCAGTCCACAGCACCACCACCTTATCTACCTTGTTTTTCTCcttgaactccctatttcaatTCATTAACCCAATCAgctaaattcatcaaaataatcaGCCAAAATGTGTACCGAAATCAAACATTCGAAAAGATGCCAACCTAATATCATCAATGACATGCTGAACTTGCTCTTTCTTGGTTCCTTTGATCACGTTGTTGGCACGTGACCCCTGGTTAGCAGCAATGAAGTCAGGGTCATAGATACCAGGGAGTGGGACAATGGATTCCATGTAGGGCCTGAGCTGCTTCTGCAGGTCAATGTCCAAGACCTTAGCCCTGGCCATGGAATCTGCCAAGTTCATGTCACTTATGTCCCATCCCCCAAAAACTATATCATCTGGGTTCACCTGCtcattgcataaaaaaaaatttactccAGTACTTTATTCGAACACATTACAGGCATATTATAATAGAatgtatgtattatatatattgttttctgAATGTACCATCGGAAGGAGGCTCTTGAATGGGGCATAGATCTCCTCCCCGTTGAAAGACCCAACTCGGATTGTGGAGGCCTGGGTAAGTGAGCCAAAATAGTTGGCCTGTTGCACCTTATCCTTGGTTGCCCACGAGATTCCTCTGACAAATGTCACGACCCAAAAACTCTTAGAACccgataaaaaaaaatacatatttaaacCCTAAAATCAAAACCATTATTTTCATGCGCAAAATTGGggagaaatgaggaagaaacTCACTCCCGATTGGCAATAACACCGGCGGTCAAGGTTGAACCATTGTTTCCGCCCCATCCAACAAGCATAACCCTGTGGCCGGAAAAAAATTAACCATCGTATTACACAATTTAGATCCCAGAAAATTAAACCGAATATTTCACAAAGacgattagattagattagaaagagacagagagaaagaaGCAAACCCTAGTTTGGGGACACAAGCATCGGTCTTGAACTCGTATTTGACGGACTTGGGCTTGACGATCCACTGGTAGGTGCCATTCCTGTTCTCATGGACGAGCTCGGTGGTCTCGTACTTGTACACGGAGTGAATCTCAGTCTCAGTGTAATTCACATTCGGGCTCTCGACCTTGAAACTCTCGATAAACATCTTTGAACTCTCAGAACCCTTCTCTAATGGGAGAGGAGAGATTAATcagaagagggagagggagagggagagagagagagagtgtgaagAAGGATGGAGTAACAAGTGCGTGCTAGCGTTGCGTGAAGCGGAGTGCCAGGCCAGGGGTTGCATAAATAGGCGAGACGAAAGTGGAGCATGCGACACGTGGCTGGAGGCGGAAGAAGTCGAGCCCACGGTTTTAATCATGATTGGCTCTTCTCAACAAAGTGATCCTCGGCCATGCAATCATATACAGCCTCACTGGAGCCAAAATTAAATTagctttcctctttctttttctttactttccTCTTTTCGAtagcaattaaattaaataaataataatactatCCTGATGTATCTATTTGTATTCAATACTTACTTTCTATATACAGCGTCTtgtcaataattaaaaaatataatatttaatttttaatatataaaatattaaaatttgatattttaactattaaaaattattttttaaaatttttaatataacaaaatattagtgTGTATATGAATGCAACTATTTTCATAAATGACACACTACGTGAATAATTAATTGACGGTATGAATAGGTTGAGATTTAATTCTTAATGtacaaaaatgtcaaaattctATATCtaactattataattattattttaaatctctACCCTAAAACATAAAAGAGAATTTAAACAAGAGAGTGATAGAATCGAGTTCAACAAAGAGaaatgatgaaaattaattCTGTTATATTCTGTGATTGAGAATAGAAGAATGGAGCGCTTTTTAGTTTAGTGATTGAAAGATTTACATGTTTTggatttaggttttttttttaactatggACAACTTGGCCTTTTTTCGgtcaagataaattttaatttgatgtatGTCGTTAACGTGATTTTTTCATAATGTAGCACTTTCTATTTTCTACATATATGCTCTAAGTGTCGTAGACAATAACTTTGTTTATTCTAAATCAagataaagatttaaattaataatttttaataaaaatatatgaaatctTGACGATTTTATATATTAGGGATCAaacactatatttttaaaatgttgagagagtataataaattaattaacctaTTTAAATATTGCCAACTAATCATTCATGTAGTATGTTACTCACGAAAATAAGTGTGTTTATACACACGCTAATATTCtgtcatttaaaataatttttttaataattaaaagttgaaattttacaaattaagaGGTAAATGCTATattgtttaattatatttaacgGGACGATGTATTATgacattaatttattaaaaaataaatattattagtatattTAGAATCTCTAGAAGGAGCGTAAGGCTCCCAGAGAGTGTAGCGTTGAGTGAGCCGAGAGCTTGGGGAATGGTGTGGTGGTTAGTTCACACGTGTCGTGATGCTTGTGGAACGTTTTATTTTGGAGTGGGCCCATAATCGAAGTAGGGTGCTAGAAGCGACCGTGACTTGTAACTGATTGCCTTGCAGCGAAACTGTGGTGGATGCAAATTACTACAAGTAGGCTGCATTCGGTTTAAAAGAATTTGGAAATTTATTAAACTCTCGCAAAAGCGGTTGAATTAGGGGCCAGACATGGCCCGAACCCGTGCTCCGTGTTGGATATTACGTGAATAACTcgacttttatttaggatttttaattatatatatattttaattttattttattattataataattttttaattttaaattattttacatgcattgaataacataatatttatcTCATCTGAATAAAATTAGAGAAAGAAGATGGACCCCACCCCCTTCCCCTTTCCCTATATATTTACATTGAATAAACTCGATGcggatataaaaatatttttttattaacatgaacataattttaattaaaagactaAGTCAATATGAAGTTGAGAGTTAGACAAATGTATCTTTCTAATTTTGATCATGTGTAAAATATTTGCTAATGGTCATATCAAAATATGGGCCACTAAATTTTATGTTACATCATACAAATTACCATGCCCTAGAAATGCATTTTTCTCCAAACTTTTGGATACGAGGCATGAggaggaaaaagagaaaaaatgatcCAAGATAAAGGATCCTGGGATTCTCAAAGCATGAATAAATTATGATGAAATTAGAGAgtttgagaaagaagaaagacacTGTTCATCTAAAGATCGAACAATTGGATTGATTCGGAGTCTAATTCAAC from Diospyros lotus cultivar Yz01 chromosome 6, ASM1463336v1, whole genome shotgun sequence encodes:
- the LOC127804248 gene encoding inositol-3-phosphate synthase; the protein is MFIESFKVESPNVNYTETEIHSVYKYETTELVHENRNGTYQWIVKPKSVKYEFKTDACVPKLGVMLVGWGGNNGSTLTAGVIANREGISWATKDKVQQANYFGSLTQASTIRVGSFNGEEIYAPFKSLLPMVNPDDIVFGGWDISDMNLADSMARAKVLDIDLQKQLRPYMESIVPLPGIYDPDFIAANQGSRANNVIKGTKKEQVQHVIDDIREFKEKNKVDKVVVLWTANTERYSNVIVGLNDTVENLLASLEKNEAEISPSTLYALACVLENVPFVNGSPQNTFVPGLIDLAIQRNSLIGGDDFKSGQTKMKSVLVDFLVGAGIKPTSIVSYNHLGNNDGMNLSAPQTFRSKEISKSNVVDDMVASNAILYEPGEHPDHVVVIKYVPYVGDSKRAMDEYTSEIFMGGTNTIVLHNTCEDSLLAAPIILDLVLLAELSTRIQLKAEGEGKFHSFHPVATILSYLTKAPLVPPGTPVVNALAKQRAMLENILRACVGLAPENNMILEYK